TTCAGACTTAAACATTATGGCAGCAAAATGTACGCTTGAAAATTTGAAAAACAACAATTTAGATGATAATGTTGATGTTTTATGTTGTGACAATCTAACACCTATACGCGATGGAGAAATATTTGATTACATAGTTTTTAATCCTCCATACATTCCAACGAAGACTATTAACGAAGAAGATATCTCTTGGAGTGGTGGAAAGGAAGGTATAGAAGTAACCATTAACTTTCTTAAAGAATCAATCAAAAGATTGAAGCAATCTGGTAGAATAGTATGCGTTTTATCTTCGATTATGAATCTAAAAGCATTAACTAAATATATCGAAGAACTAGGCTATAAAACAAAAATTCTTACAAAGAAAAATTTTTTCTTTGAAACTCTCTACGTCGTTATTATAGAAAAACCAAGTATTTAACATAAACTTTGCTGATCTTTTCTATCTTGAGAGATAAGGCTTTAGGTTTAAAGTAAAGTTAATCTATTAGAATGCAGTAATCACATTTGCGAATGAAGAAAGTTATGCCAACGGATTTATGAAGACACCTGGGGTAACTGACGCTTTCTGTCTAATGCTATTTCACACCGACATTATTAATATCAGACTTGTAGAAAGTATGCTAAAGCTGCCGTTAGGAGAGGTATAAATAGATTATCTTCAACAGCTATAAGCTCAGTTAATGTCGCAACTAGCGATAATAGCAATGCAACGTTAATGTCAAAACCGGTTATGAGCAAAAGCAAGAAAAAAGCCAGATAACCTGCCATAGACCCCTCAATAGATCCGTCTGTTTTGGGTATCTTGTGTTTTCCAAACGCTACGCCTACAATAGCTGCTACGGGATCTATGATCATTAATGCAAGTATCCCATAAGCCGCATAGTTTCCGAAAAGAATGCTTGCAATCAAGACTCCAATAATCCCATGCGTAATTCCTATGTATCCTCCTATTTTCTCATAGCTTCTTTCCATTCTATCTATGTAATCGTTAAAATGATCCTCTAACTTTCTTAATTCCTCCTCATATTTAAGCGATTTAGTGATTATGGACATTTCTGTTGGAAAAGTCTTCAACAATTCTTCAATTATCTTTCTTCGCTTTTCTTGAAGTAGGTTTTTTATTTCAAGTCGAATTAACGGTCTTTTAATTTGCACAGCGTTGATCGTTGTAGCTATAATTGCTAAAATAGAATAAAACATCACGGGAGTAACCCCATAGCTGTCCAGACCAGGACTTAAGAAAGTCATGTAGGGTGCAAACAAAACTATGCAGAAGAATATATGAAGGGTTTTTCGATA
This sequence is a window from Thermoproteales archaeon. Protein-coding genes within it:
- a CDS encoding methyltransferase; this encodes MNEIILSIDDLKIKFCKQVYQPSDDSYLLYDTIKQLKLKGKIAEVGSGTGLITLMLAHNNLVIASDLNIMAAKCTLENLKNNNLDDNVDVLCCDNLTPIRDGEIFDYIVFNPPYIPTKTINEEDISWSGGKEGIEVTINFLKESIKRLKQSGRIVCVLSSIMNLKALTKYIEELGYKTKILTKKNFFFETLYVVIIEKPSI